In Desulfovibrio gilichinskyi, a genomic segment contains:
- a CDS encoding HAMP domain-containing methyl-accepting chemotaxis protein codes for MFKNMRLGLKLGLSFGLMIFLTGIISFIGFDGMTGIQDRVDKADDVNRMVKTFLETRIIEKNFILRKDENYLKDHQKNIASIKTQIEKVDKLFSQKINLDQMSAVKEAVVEYEKAFADYVSLVTERTKTMAVMRDKARLTLKELEQIEAAQKTQLSSIMTETKSQIISALDSGKIDQVGNIYQRSQAGIDDKFKKADDANTAIKWFITVRKNEKEYIISSDSKFLDMVKSDTANIVKLINDMSGRFTKPENIALAQSVLKVVMSYEENFINYTKLMQSQVQAEKQMVVAARKAVSECQNARTDQEAKMLSQMEFSNMLLLTGACIALLIGIVTAFLLTKGITGPINKGVSFAQQMAKGDFTRTLDIDQKDEIGILAAALNDMVRKLSAVVADVGKSSENVASGSEQLSATAESLSESSTEQAANVEEVSSSIEEMTANIRQNAENAHETERIALQSAKQAEEGGAAVTQAVIAMKNIAEKISIIEEIARQTNLLALNAAIEAARAGEHGKGFAVVAAEVRKLAERSGEAAGEIGDLSSTSVSVAEKAGEMLNQLVPDIKRTSELVQEIAAGSNEQLTGAEQINKAVQQLDQVTQQNASASEEMASTSEELSSQAEQLQQVMSFFRVGSQTNVQRKALPSHRPPSRKVQEFKAIDSGKKVKTESSGVALDMGGDFSDTDFEKF; via the coding sequence ATGTTTAAGAATATGCGATTAGGATTAAAATTAGGGCTTAGTTTTGGGCTGATGATTTTCTTGACAGGCATAATTTCCTTTATCGGTTTTGATGGTATGACAGGTATTCAGGATCGTGTAGATAAAGCGGATGACGTTAACCGTATGGTTAAAACCTTTCTTGAAACGAGGATTATTGAAAAGAATTTTATACTGCGTAAGGATGAGAATTATTTAAAAGATCATCAAAAAAATATTGCGAGCATAAAGACTCAGATAGAAAAGGTAGACAAGCTATTTAGCCAGAAAATAAACTTGGATCAGATGTCAGCAGTTAAAGAGGCTGTGGTAGAATACGAGAAAGCATTTGCCGACTATGTATCCCTTGTAACTGAACGTACTAAAACTATGGCGGTTATGCGGGATAAAGCTCGCTTAACTCTTAAAGAGCTTGAACAAATCGAGGCTGCCCAGAAAACCCAGTTAAGCAGTATAATGACTGAAACAAAGTCACAGATAATAAGTGCATTGGATAGCGGAAAAATTGATCAAGTCGGTAATATTTATCAGAGAAGTCAAGCTGGTATCGATGACAAATTTAAAAAAGCGGATGATGCCAATACAGCTATTAAATGGTTTATTACAGTCAGAAAAAATGAAAAAGAATATATAATTTCATCTGACAGTAAGTTTTTAGACATGGTTAAAAGTGACACGGCAAATATTGTTAAGCTTATTAATGATATGAGTGGACGCTTTACAAAACCGGAAAATATCGCACTGGCTCAGTCTGTTTTAAAAGTAGTGATGAGTTATGAAGAAAATTTTATAAATTATACTAAGTTGATGCAGTCACAAGTGCAGGCTGAGAAACAAATGGTTGTTGCTGCGCGTAAAGCTGTAAGTGAATGTCAGAATGCCCGTACGGATCAAGAAGCAAAAATGCTCAGTCAAATGGAATTTTCAAATATGCTGCTGCTGACTGGTGCCTGTATCGCTTTGCTTATCGGCATTGTTACTGCTTTCCTCTTAACGAAAGGAATCACCGGACCTATCAACAAGGGTGTATCTTTCGCGCAGCAGATGGCTAAGGGCGATTTTACAAGAACTTTGGATATAGACCAAAAGGATGAGATAGGAATTCTTGCAGCCGCTTTGAACGACATGGTAAGGAAATTGTCGGCAGTTGTTGCAGATGTAGGTAAATCTTCCGAAAATGTTGCATCAGGAAGTGAACAATTGTCTGCAACCGCCGAAAGTCTTTCAGAATCATCAACTGAACAGGCTGCCAATGTTGAAGAAGTTTCTTCGTCCATAGAAGAGATGACAGCAAATATCAGGCAGAATGCCGAAAATGCGCATGAAACTGAACGAATTGCTTTGCAGTCAGCAAAACAGGCTGAAGAAGGCGGAGCAGCTGTAACTCAGGCCGTAATTGCAATGAAGAATATAGCGGAAAAAATATCTATAATTGAAGAAATTGCCCGTCAAACAAATTTACTTGCTTTAAATGCTGCAATTGAGGCTGCCAGAGCAGGCGAGCATGGTAAGGGGTTTGCCGTTGTAGCGGCAGAAGTGAGAAAGCTGGCTGAGCGAAGCGGAGAAGCTGCAGGGGAAATAGGAGATCTCTCTTCTACAAGTGTAAGTGTTGCTGAAAAAGCCGGTGAAATGCTTAATCAGTTGGTACCGGATATTAAGCGAACTTCAGAATTGGTTCAGGAAATTGCGGCTGGAAGTAATGAGCAGCTTACCGGTGCAGAACAGATAAATAAGGCTGTTCAGCAACTTGATCAAGTTACTCAGCAGAATGCATCCGCATCTGAAGAAATGGCTTCCACTTCAGAGGAATTATCGAGTCAGGCAGAACAGCTTCAGCAGGTAATGAGCTTCTTCAGGGTTGGGTCGCAAACAAATGTGCAAAGGAAAGCCTTGCCATCGCACCGTCCACCTTCTCGTAAGGTTCAGGAATTTAAAGCTATTGACTCAGGTAAAAAAGTTAAAACAGAATCATCCGGGGTAGCTCTTGATATGGGTGGAGATTTCTCAGACACTGATTTTGAAAAGTTCTGA
- a CDS encoding chemotaxis protein CheW codes for MSEEKNSTMNQYLTFTLNKDIYALDISSVREVLELTPITRIPRTPKFMRGVINLRGHAVPVVDMRLKFGMSKTEDTINTCIIIVEVLFDGDSTVMGALADSVREVIELTEGMIEQPPRMGTTIKTDFIRGMGKQDDEFVIILDINKILSLEELAMLKSVHHDPSVEAAPEVNPDQGMTLHL; via the coding sequence ATGAGTGAAGAAAAAAATAGTACAATGAATCAATATCTGACATTTACATTAAATAAAGATATTTATGCTCTTGATATATCAAGTGTCAGAGAAGTTTTGGAATTGACCCCCATAACAAGGATTCCCAGAACTCCTAAGTTTATGAGGGGGGTTATCAATTTACGCGGTCACGCCGTACCTGTTGTTGATATGCGGCTCAAATTCGGTATGAGTAAGACTGAAGATACAATAAACACTTGTATTATTATTGTAGAGGTCCTTTTTGACGGTGATAGTACCGTTATGGGAGCTCTTGCTGATTCAGTCAGAGAAGTAATTGAACTTACCGAAGGGATGATTGAACAACCTCCTAGGATGGGAACTACAATCAAGACTGATTTTATTAGAGGTATGGGAAAACAGGATGATGAATTTGTTATAATCCTCGATATTAATAAAATATTATCATTAGAAGAGCTTGCTATGCTTAAGAGTGTGCACCATGATCCCTCAGTTGAGGCGGCTCCTGAGGTGAATCCTGATCAAGGAATGACTCTTCACCTTTAA
- a CDS encoding response regulator, which translates to MERHVSENREFYSAIINNSDVGLYRADLSGKCIYANDYFKNLVKTLPNLYKNDDQSIIVPLCEDSLKRKVFLKSLLGGGKIQESESCFSANDGKNLYLAETAKLVCDSGGKAVGIVGAVKNISDVKTIEKELALEKNYLTAVMDLFSEGVFIEDLEGTFLKVNRSFADYAGVNNPELCVGSNVHNYFTHRISSVILDNISTVAQTGEDSHFVLPMEDSHGRKLDLSVKHSLFRNHKGEPAAIIGSARESADAEANRIDDTRRSVNNSCDVSYSLNNLCHELRTPFVGIIGSIKALAKEELPERAKSYAAKALKSAERFKDALNYFLHDFSHEESSDKELPFFNSNIVFSKILDMYIPAVELENKKIEFFTENKIPKNISGNRREFLQAIFCLVGNGISVLQGTKLVAGIEVQNLTENDAEFHFFIRDISYEGIKPHSSQLSDVFIETVRKLGGEIYCNSEDGFTIGFKVITGFSSEKAGSVDSFSGVKKYVLLAEDDISSQFMMRKKLEKSGYAVRTATTGLEVLSCLKDSSYDLVLMDVQMPEMNGFEAIKTIRAEEKGDVKIPIVVMSAYDADIDTKQMSLLGINEFVSKPIRTEILEKIISKYLN; encoded by the coding sequence ATGGAGCGCCATGTCTCCGAAAATCGAGAGTTTTATTCTGCCATTATAAATAATTCTGATGTAGGATTGTACCGGGCGGACCTGAGCGGCAAATGTATTTATGCCAATGATTACTTTAAGAACCTAGTTAAGACATTACCGAACTTATATAAAAATGATGACCAAAGTATTATAGTTCCTCTCTGTGAAGATTCCTTAAAGCGGAAAGTTTTTTTGAAAAGTTTGTTGGGCGGTGGTAAAATTCAAGAAAGCGAATCTTGCTTTTCAGCTAATGATGGGAAGAATTTATACCTGGCAGAGACGGCTAAGCTTGTATGCGATTCAGGCGGAAAGGCTGTCGGCATAGTTGGTGCTGTTAAAAATATTTCAGATGTTAAGACAATTGAAAAAGAACTGGCTCTTGAAAAGAATTATTTGACTGCGGTTATGGATCTTTTCTCTGAAGGTGTTTTTATTGAAGATCTTGAAGGGACTTTTTTAAAAGTTAACCGTAGTTTTGCTGACTATGCAGGTGTGAATAATCCAGAATTGTGTGTCGGCAGTAATGTACATAATTATTTTACACATCGTATTTCCTCAGTAATTTTAGATAATATTTCAACTGTTGCTCAGACCGGTGAAGATAGTCATTTTGTGCTTCCCATGGAAGACAGCCATGGCAGGAAATTGGATTTATCTGTTAAGCATTCGTTGTTCCGGAATCATAAAGGCGAGCCTGCCGCTATTATCGGTTCAGCCAGAGAATCTGCGGACGCGGAAGCGAACAGAATTGATGATACGCGCAGATCTGTGAATAATTCTTGTGATGTTTCATATTCATTAAATAATTTGTGTCATGAACTCAGAACTCCTTTTGTCGGGATAATCGGGAGCATAAAGGCTCTTGCTAAAGAAGAGTTGCCTGAAAGAGCCAAATCTTATGCTGCCAAGGCGTTAAAGTCCGCTGAAAGATTTAAGGATGCACTGAATTATTTTTTACATGATTTTTCTCACGAAGAATCAAGCGATAAAGAGCTCCCTTTTTTTAATTCTAATATAGTTTTTTCAAAGATCTTGGACATGTATATCCCTGCAGTCGAACTTGAAAATAAAAAGATTGAGTTCTTTACAGAAAATAAAATCCCGAAAAATATTTCGGGAAACAGGCGTGAATTCTTACAAGCTATTTTTTGCTTAGTAGGTAATGGAATTTCTGTTTTGCAAGGAACAAAACTGGTTGCAGGAATTGAAGTTCAGAATTTAACCGAAAACGACGCTGAATTTCATTTTTTTATCAGGGACATTTCCTATGAAGGGATTAAACCACATAGCAGTCAACTTTCGGATGTATTCATAGAAACGGTTCGCAAACTTGGTGGAGAAATTTATTGTAATTCTGAGGATGGTTTTACAATCGGGTTCAAGGTCATCACCGGATTCAGCTCAGAAAAAGCCGGTTCAGTTGATAGTTTTTCCGGCGTAAAGAAATACGTTTTGTTGGCAGAAGACGATATCAGCAGTCAGTTTATGATGCGCAAAAAACTTGAGAAAAGCGGCTATGCCGTGCGGACGGCTACAACCGGATTAGAGGTCTTAAGCTGCCTAAAAGACAGTTCATATGATTTGGTTTTAATGGATGTCCAGATGCCGGAGATGAATGGATTTGAAGCTATAAAAACTATTCGTGCCGAGGAAAAAGGCGATGTAAAAATTCCAATTGTTGTAATGAGTGCCTACGATGCAGATATTGATACCAAACAAATGTCTTTGCTTGGTATCAATGAATTTGTTTCTAAGCCGATACGAACTGAAATATTAGAAAAGATAATCAGCAAGTACCTGAATTAA
- a CDS encoding MarC family protein produces the protein MQNETIHAIIEIAFPLILIMDPLGNLPACLAMLKEFSPARQRKILFRELLFALGIIILFMYLGAGLMKMLNIHQSTLRLAGGVILFIISMKMVFPQPDNQKITLEKDPFIVPIAVPLFAGPSLLAAVMVYGSKGNADMTVLTGVMLAWIVCFGIMMVGPTLARFLGKRGLRACERLMGLILILLSVQMLEDGIEFYVRSVFTN, from the coding sequence ATGCAAAATGAAACAATTCACGCAATAATTGAAATAGCTTTTCCGCTAATCCTTATCATGGACCCGCTTGGCAACCTTCCGGCATGTCTAGCAATGCTCAAAGAGTTCTCTCCGGCACGCCAAAGAAAAATTCTATTTAGAGAGCTTCTGTTTGCACTGGGTATCATCATACTTTTCATGTATCTGGGAGCCGGACTGATGAAGATGCTTAACATTCACCAGTCAACATTGCGCTTGGCAGGCGGGGTCATTCTCTTCATAATTTCAATGAAAATGGTCTTCCCACAGCCTGATAATCAAAAAATAACTCTGGAAAAAGATCCTTTCATTGTTCCGATTGCTGTTCCGCTTTTTGCAGGGCCGTCCCTTTTAGCCGCGGTAATGGTTTACGGGTCAAAAGGAAATGCAGACATGACGGTGCTCACAGGAGTTATGCTCGCTTGGATCGTTTGCTTTGGAATTATGATGGTAGGACCGACTTTAGCCCGTTTCTTGGGTAAAAGAGGGCTGAGAGCCTGTGAAAGGCTTATGGGGCTGATTCTGATTCTTCTTTCAGTACAGATGCTTGAGGACGGGATCGAATTCTATGTCAGAAGTGTATTTACCAATTAA
- a CDS encoding L-fuculose-phosphate aldolase, producing the protein MLLEEERKLVVKFGCKMLEAGLTTGTGGNLSILNREKGLLAISASGLNYLESSPADVVVMDLEGKLYDSERKPSSEAGFHTALYKKRFDVNAVVHTHSVYATTVACLNMELPAVHYLVGFAGKKVPLAPYATFGTPELADHVINTIENYNAVLLANHGLITVGARIQNAFDAAEELELIARIYIQALSVGTPVIVPDEEMDKVIEKFSTYGQAGGKK; encoded by the coding sequence ATGCTGCTTGAAGAAGAAAGAAAGTTGGTTGTTAAATTTGGTTGCAAAATGCTTGAAGCCGGGCTGACAACAGGAACCGGCGGTAATCTGAGTATTTTAAATCGTGAAAAAGGCTTGCTTGCCATAAGTGCCAGCGGGCTCAACTATCTCGAATCAAGTCCGGCTGATGTAGTTGTTATGGATCTTGAGGGAAAACTTTATGATTCAGAAAGAAAACCTTCGAGCGAGGCAGGATTTCACACTGCTTTATACAAAAAACGTTTTGATGTTAATGCTGTGGTACACACGCATTCCGTTTATGCTACAACTGTAGCCTGCCTTAATATGGAACTGCCTGCTGTGCATTATCTTGTAGGTTTTGCGGGTAAAAAGGTTCCACTGGCTCCATATGCAACGTTCGGGACACCGGAACTTGCCGACCATGTTATCAATACAATTGAAAATTACAACGCGGTTCTTCTTGCAAATCATGGATTAATTACTGTAGGAGCACGCATACAAAACGCATTTGACGCTGCAGAAGAGCTTGAACTTATTGCCAGAATTTATATTCAAGCCTTATCTGTAGGCACTCCGGTAATTGTTCCTGATGAAGAAATGGATAAAGTAATTGAAAAGTTTTCCACCTACGGTCAAGCCGGCGGAAAGAAATAG
- a CDS encoding M48 family metallopeptidase — MNIYFFIIIFSLTAVCLIGLISRQLNCKALSPELPDEFKGTFDADKYRKSQDYTRAGIGFENISSIFMTLVTLLFIICGGFNLLDIWAANFGFGEIGTGLIFFAGLAILSDIISIPFALYQTFVIEEKFGFNKTDLKTFIMDKLKGYLLGGILGGVLLSGVLLFFSMAGQFAWAWCWLFIVVVTLAIQYIAPTWILPLFNKFTPLEEGELKDKIEHFAQQNGFKISGIFMIDGSKRSTKANAYFTGFGKKKRIALFDTLIKELSTDEIVAVLAHEIGHSKLGHIRKMIIMSIINTGIIFLLMSLFLGNKELFAAFGMQNISIHAGLIFFALLYTPVSAVLAVFSNAKSRKHEFEADNFAAATTKTPAALVSALKKLSASNLSNLTPHPFYVWLEYSHPPVLKRIENLHSQQI; from the coding sequence ATGAACATATACTTTTTTATCATTATTTTTTCTTTGACTGCAGTCTGCCTGATAGGGCTTATTTCCAGACAACTCAACTGCAAAGCTCTTTCTCCGGAATTACCGGATGAATTCAAGGGTACATTCGATGCTGATAAATACCGCAAATCACAAGATTATACTAGAGCGGGTATAGGTTTCGAAAACATATCAAGCATCTTTATGACCTTGGTGACGCTACTGTTCATCATCTGCGGAGGATTCAACCTGCTTGATATATGGGCCGCTAATTTCGGATTTGGTGAAATAGGGACCGGGCTTATTTTTTTTGCAGGACTTGCAATCCTCAGCGACATTATTTCCATACCCTTTGCACTCTACCAGACATTCGTAATTGAAGAAAAATTCGGATTTAACAAAACAGATTTAAAGACTTTTATAATGGATAAATTGAAAGGATATCTGCTCGGCGGAATTCTAGGCGGAGTTCTACTTAGCGGAGTTCTACTTTTTTTCAGTATGGCCGGGCAATTTGCATGGGCTTGGTGCTGGCTGTTTATTGTCGTTGTAACTCTTGCAATTCAATACATAGCTCCGACATGGATTTTACCCCTTTTCAATAAGTTTACTCCGCTTGAAGAAGGAGAACTTAAAGATAAAATTGAACATTTTGCCCAGCAAAACGGATTTAAAATTTCAGGCATTTTCATGATTGACGGTTCCAAAAGATCCACAAAAGCCAATGCGTACTTCACAGGATTCGGCAAAAAAAAACGTATTGCCTTATTTGACACTTTGATAAAAGAACTTTCGACAGATGAGATTGTCGCCGTGCTTGCTCACGAAATAGGCCACAGCAAGCTGGGACATATCCGCAAAATGATCATCATGAGCATAATCAATACAGGCATAATATTTCTGCTGATGTCATTATTCCTTGGCAACAAAGAACTGTTCGCAGCCTTCGGAATGCAGAACATTTCTATTCATGCAGGTCTGATCTTTTTTGCACTTCTTTACACGCCAGTATCAGCAGTTCTCGCTGTTTTCAGCAATGCGAAATCACGTAAACACGAGTTTGAAGCTGATAATTTTGCAGCGGCAACAACCAAGACACCAGCAGCACTTGTCAGTGCTTTGAAAAAGTTATCGGCAAGCAACCTGTCCAACCTGACTCCGCACCCCTTCTATGTGTGGCTTGAATACAGCCATCCACCTGTTTTAAAAAGGATTGAAAATTTACATTCACAACAAATTTAA
- a CDS encoding tetratricopeptide repeat protein encodes MSSPKSIKENVARAKSYGQRKDYLRCLFSLSISLDELADSQVFGREKFEIGILVDEVFRQLLAMEELKSVLPRGLKYTRGHEKKLSKALRHIHDTIKNAIEKAAIDKIRKQKNQIDKYILTGQKCLEDKDAKEAKKYFRRITEAFPEERGLLQDVGGRFVKAGFARDGIEYLERAIEQNPTDSRPYILILLAWEMLVEQDQALAVIKEIVRRFGANESLFVRQAKLFLAKRMYAEAYDAAASALKLNPLSRDAKKISDQLGPKIFGRGYKPGTTSGEMKAAKAKRSASSSSTTKGAINLDLGGGSSDVKKPATKEAVKKPDASKVIKLDF; translated from the coding sequence ATGAGTTCACCTAAAAGTATCAAGGAAAATGTCGCTCGTGCTAAATCATATGGTCAACGTAAGGATTATTTGAGGTGTCTTTTTTCGCTGAGCATTTCTCTTGATGAACTGGCAGACAGTCAGGTTTTCGGTCGTGAAAAATTTGAAATCGGGATTCTTGTTGACGAGGTTTTCCGCCAGCTTCTTGCCATGGAAGAACTCAAAAGCGTGCTCCCACGTGGTTTAAAATACACACGAGGGCATGAAAAAAAATTATCGAAAGCCCTTCGCCATATTCATGATACAATTAAAAATGCTATTGAAAAAGCTGCTATCGATAAAATTAGAAAGCAGAAAAATCAGATTGATAAGTATATTTTGACCGGACAGAAATGCCTTGAAGACAAAGATGCTAAAGAAGCTAAGAAATATTTCCGCCGGATAACCGAGGCTTTTCCTGAAGAACGCGGACTTTTGCAGGATGTTGGCGGAAGATTTGTCAAGGCCGGATTTGCCCGTGACGGGATTGAATATCTGGAGCGTGCAATAGAGCAGAATCCTACAGACAGTCGCCCCTATATTTTAATACTTCTTGCTTGGGAAATGCTTGTGGAGCAGGATCAGGCTCTTGCTGTCATAAAAGAGATTGTCCGCCGTTTTGGCGCAAATGAAAGTCTGTTTGTGCGTCAGGCTAAACTTTTTCTTGCAAAGAGAATGTATGCTGAAGCCTATGATGCCGCAGCATCAGCTCTTAAGCTTAACCCTCTTAGTCGTGATGCTAAGAAAATTTCCGACCAGCTTGGGCCTAAGATATTTGGAAGAGGGTACAAGCCCGGAACAACTTCAGGTGAGATGAAAGCCGCGAAGGCTAAACGTTCCGCGTCTTCAAGTTCCACAACTAAGGGGGCGATCAATCTTGATCTTGGCGGCGGTTCGTCTGATGTAAAGAAGCCGGCAACTAAAGAAGCTGTTAAAAAGCCTGATGCTTCTAAAGTTATTAAGCTCGATTTTTAA
- a CDS encoding YegP family protein, with product MDSLTLVDTDIKNDPEHYHFEICLDKNGEYRWILKSDNGNIIADSGKGYTTKQSCKNGIAILQTINRATLITDTGKAN from the coding sequence ATGGACAGTCTAACCTTAGTAGACACGGATATTAAAAATGATCCTGAGCATTATCATTTTGAAATATGTCTGGATAAAAATGGAGAGTACCGCTGGATATTGAAATCAGATAATGGAAATATTATCGCAGATAGCGGAAAGGGATATACCACAAAGCAGTCTTGCAAAAATGGAATTGCAATTCTTCAGACAATCAACAGAGCAACGTTGATAACAGATACAGGGAAAGCAAACTAG
- the groL gene encoding chaperonin GroEL (60 kDa chaperone family; promotes refolding of misfolded polypeptides especially under stressful conditions; forms two stacked rings of heptamers to form a barrel-shaped 14mer; ends can be capped by GroES; misfolded proteins enter the barrel where they are refolded when GroES binds) produces MAKQILFDAKAREKLKIGVDKLANAVKVTLGPKGRNVVIDKSFGSPVITKDGVSVAKEIELKDKFENMGAQMVKEVASKTSDIAGDGTTTATILAQAVFTEGVKLVAAGRNPMSIKRGIDKAVEAIIDHLETLAKPTRDQKEIAQVGTISANNDVTIGNIIAEAMNKVGKEGVITVEEAKGLDTTLDVVEGMQFDRGYLSPYFVSNAEKMTCEMDEPLILISEKKVSSMKELLPVLEQVAKMGKPLVIIAEDIEGEALATLVVNKLRGTLNVVAVKAPGFGDRRKAMLNDLAALTGGAVVSDDLGLQLEGVTLEDLGSAKRVVIDKDNTIIVDGAGNVDTIKARVSQIRSEIEGTTSDYDREKLQERLAKIVGGVAVINVGAATETEMKEKKARVEDALNATRAAVEEGIVPGGGTALIRCIPALENATASDDDELAGINIIRRAIEEPLRQIAANAGLEGSVVVEKVKAAKDGIGFNAAIGEYEDLIKAGVIDPKKVTRIALQNAASVAGLLLTTECAIAEKPVKAADGGMPAGMGGMGGMGGMGGMGGMGGMGGMY; encoded by the coding sequence ATGGCTAAACAGATTCTTTTCGACGCAAAAGCACGTGAAAAACTAAAAATCGGTGTTGATAAACTTGCCAATGCAGTAAAAGTTACACTCGGACCTAAAGGCCGTAACGTTGTAATCGATAAATCATTCGGTTCCCCTGTTATCACCAAAGACGGTGTTTCCGTAGCTAAGGAAATCGAACTTAAAGATAAATTCGAAAACATGGGTGCTCAGATGGTTAAGGAAGTTGCTTCCAAAACTTCTGATATCGCCGGTGACGGTACTACCACTGCAACTATCCTTGCTCAGGCTGTTTTCACCGAAGGTGTAAAACTCGTTGCAGCAGGACGTAACCCAATGTCAATCAAACGCGGTATCGACAAAGCGGTTGAAGCTATCATCGATCACCTCGAAACTCTTGCAAAACCTACCCGCGACCAGAAAGAAATCGCACAGGTCGGTACTATATCTGCTAACAATGACGTAACCATCGGTAACATCATTGCAGAAGCCATGAACAAAGTCGGTAAAGAAGGCGTTATCACCGTTGAAGAAGCTAAAGGCCTCGACACAACTCTTGATGTTGTAGAAGGCATGCAGTTCGACCGCGGTTACCTTTCTCCTTACTTTGTAAGCAACGCTGAAAAAATGACCTGCGAAATGGATGAACCTCTTATCCTTATCAGCGAAAAGAAAGTTTCCAGCATGAAAGAACTTCTCCCGGTTCTAGAACAGGTTGCTAAAATGGGCAAACCTCTTGTCATCATTGCTGAAGACATCGAAGGCGAAGCTCTCGCAACTCTCGTTGTCAACAAACTGCGCGGAACACTCAATGTTGTAGCTGTTAAAGCTCCAGGCTTTGGCGATCGCCGCAAAGCAATGCTGAACGACCTTGCTGCACTGACAGGCGGAGCAGTTGTTTCCGATGATCTCGGACTACAGCTTGAAGGTGTTACCCTTGAAGACCTCGGTTCCGCAAAACGTGTTGTTATCGATAAAGATAACACCATTATCGTTGACGGAGCAGGTAACGTAGATACTATCAAAGCTCGCGTAAGCCAGATTCGTTCAGAAATCGAAGGAACCACCTCTGATTATGATCGCGAAAAACTTCAGGAACGTCTTGCCAAGATCGTTGGCGGTGTTGCTGTAATCAATGTCGGCGCAGCTACTGAAACTGAAATGAAAGAAAAGAAAGCTCGCGTAGAAGATGCACTTAACGCAACTCGCGCAGCGGTTGAAGAAGGCATCGTCCCTGGCGGCGGAACTGCTCTTATCCGTTGCATTCCTGCACTTGAAAATGCAACTGCTTCTGATGATGACGAACTTGCAGGTATCAACATCATCCGCCGTGCTATCGAAGAACCTCTTCGCCAGATCGCTGCGAATGCAGGACTTGAAGGTTCTGTTGTAGTTGAAAAAGTTAAAGCAGCCAAGGATGGAATCGGCTTTAACGCTGCAATCGGCGAATACGAAGACCTTATCAAAGCCGGTGTAATCGACCCTAAAAAGGTTACCCGTATTGCACTCCAGAACGCAGCTTCCGTAGCCGGACTTCTTCTCACCACTGAATGTGCTATCGCAGAAAAGCCTGTGAAAGCTGCAGACGGCGGAATGCCTGCCGGCATGGGTGGAATGGGCGGCATGGGTGGTATGGGCGGCATGGGCGGTATGGGCGGAATGGGCGGAATGTACTAA
- the groES gene encoding co-chaperone GroES, with translation MKLKPLGDRLLVKRLEVEEKTVGGIIIPDSAKEKPLKGEIIAVGPGKLDDSGSRIAIGVKEGDIVLFAKYAGTEISIDGVDHLVMREDDILAVVAS, from the coding sequence ATGAAACTGAAACCGCTAGGTGACCGCCTTTTAGTCAAACGCCTTGAAGTGGAAGAAAAAACTGTAGGTGGAATCATTATACCTGACTCTGCTAAAGAAAAACCTCTTAAAGGTGAAATAATTGCTGTGGGACCAGGAAAACTTGACGATTCCGGTTCAAGAATCGCAATCGGCGTTAAAGAAGGTGATATCGTTCTTTTCGCTAAATATGCCGGAACAGAAATTTCAATAGATGGTGTTGATCATCTCGTAATGCGTGAAGACGACATTCTCGCAGTCGTCGCATCCTAG